A stretch of the Magnolia sinica isolate HGM2019 unplaced genomic scaffold, MsV1 ctg129, whole genome shotgun sequence genome encodes the following:
- the LOC131236046 gene encoding disease resistance protein RPM1-like: MAESVVQFLLENLSALLKEEGSLLKGVRKEVKEIETELNRMRALLRDADRRKDSNEEMKTWVGEVRDAAHDVEDIIDEFLYRMDRPRRGGFKGFVVDTIHIPKNICGRHRFATRLQETKVNVQNIFQRRPSQIEEVTRSSDVSEQWQRDLETSVFKADNDIVGMTKEIDLIDGWLVEEEKQRTVISVTGMGGVGKTTLVTKTYKNQQVKKHFDCYACVSVSQSLRIDELLRSIIKQLLEAKEDVVPNDLATKDAGELRRMVRGLLDSKKYLIILDDVWTMNDWNKVNVIFSDCGCGSRLVVTTRDFNVASAAGEGRRVCKLQLLDQEEAWVLFCKKAFPNEPCPLELEPLARSIVENCEGLPLAIIAMGGLLSLRDKTALEWNRIYKNLSWQLTNNQMLSPVKRILLLSFYDLPYRLKYCFLYCCMFPEDYLIKRKRLIRLWVAEGFVEETSKITMEEAAEDYLKELIHRNIIQVVETNVFGRLKACRMHDIVREVALSVSREEKFCTTYDELQARQNGKVRRMSIYSSGEINHSSAGMTHLRSLRVFDGNMSLSSSLNTMASSFRFLRVLNLEGVPIESIPDEVTNMFNLRYLNLSKTKVRELPESLWKLQNLQTLDVRNTELERLPSGIVKLRKLRHVFIYRLTDEFAYNFNFFTSIQVPVSICNLTNLQTLHCIEEKEGEIVKQVGNLTQLRSLTISKVRKIDGAELCNSIGKMKHLLTLNVSARTEEETLQLEALSPNPPPFLQKLYLYGHLENVPRWLNSLVNLTSLALNWSKLREEDPLSSIQALPNLMYLYLQNAYEGQQLCFRDGRFTKLRNLYLRDMKQLNRIVIEKGALASIQELILINCEGLKTLPEGIEYLTGLQELRLWGMPTELTDKLKLKDGSEEDRRKVRHIPIIKRVQWTEAEGWVMELLNVDENLRKAEENLVDVEKKMQEQLHGNCLQESSLARQR, translated from the coding sequence ATGGCAGAGAGTGTTGTTCAATTCTTGTTAGAAAACTTAAGTGCCCTTCTAAAAGAAGAAGGATCTCTACTAAAAGGAGTACGCAAGGAAGTTAAAGAAATCGAGACGGAACTTAATAGAATGCGAGCCTTGTTGAGGGATGCTGATAGAAGAAAGGATAGCAATGAAGAAATGAAAACATGGGTGGGAGAAGTAAGAGACGCTGCGCATGATGTGGAGGATATCATCGACGAGTTCTTGTATCGCATGGACAGGCCACGACGAGGTGGATTCAAGGGTTTTGTCGTTGACACTATCCATATCCCCAAGAATATCTGCGGCAGGCATCGGTTCGCCACACGACTTCAAGAAACCAAGGTAAATGTTCAGAATATTTTTCAGCGAAGACCCAGCCAAATAGAAGAAGTCACCAGATCCTCTGATGTTAGCGAACAGTGGCAAcgtgatttagaaacttctgttTTCAAAGCAGACAATGACATTGTGGGGATGACGAAAGAAATAGATTTGATAGACGGATGGTTAGTGGAGGAAGAAAAACAGCGCACGGTGATTTCAGTGACAGGGATGGGTGGGGTGGGCAAAACCACTCTTGTCACTAAAACCTACAAGAATCAACAAGTAAAGAAGCACTTCGACTGCTACGCATGTGTTTCTGTCTCACAGTCTCTTAGAATTGATGAGCTACTACGAagcatcataaaacaattacttGAGGCTAAGGAAGATGTTGTTCCAAATGACTTAGCCACCAAAGATGCTGGCGAGTTGAGGCGGATGGTTAGAGGACTTCTCGACTCAAAAAAGTACCTCATTATCTTGGATGATGTCTGGACTATGAATGATTGGAATAAAGTAAATGTCATATTTTCAGATTGTGGATGTGGAAGTAGGTTAGTAGTTACCACGAGAGACTTTAATGTGGCTTCTGCAGCAGGAGAGGGAAGACGTGTCTGCAAGCTTCAGCTTCTAGATCAAGAAGAGGCCTGGGTGCTCTTCTGTAAGAAGGCATTTCCGAATGAACCCTGTCCTTTAGAGCTTGAGCCATTGGCTCGATCTATAGTAGAAAACTgtgaaggcttgccacttgctatTATTGCCATGGGCGGCCTCTTGTCATTGAGAGACAAGACTGCATTGGAATGGAATCGAATCTACAAAAACCTGAGCTGGCAGTTGACAAACAATCAAATGCTTTCACCAGTAAAGCGCATCCTGTTGCTTAGCTTCTATGATCTACCATACCGCCTTAAGTACTGTTTCCTCTATTGTTGCATGTTTCCGGAAGATTATTTAATTAAACGCAAGCGGCTGATTAGGTTATGGGTGGCAGAGGGTTTTGTGGAGGAGACGAGTAAAATTACAATGGAGGAGGCGGCAGAAGACTATCTGAAGGAACTCATCCATCGAAACATAATTCAGGTTGTTGAGACGAACGTGTTTGGAAGGTTGAAAGCTTGTCGAATGCACGATATTGTGCGTGAAGTGGCATTATCAGTAAGTCGCGAAGAAAAGTTCTGCACGACATACGATGAGCTGCAAGCAAGGCAAAATGGCAAAGTCCGCCGCATGTCAATCTACAGTAGTGGCGAAATTAATCATTCGAGTGCAGGTATGACACATCTTCGTTCCCTCAGGGTGTTTGATGGAAACatgtctctttcttcttctttaaatacGATGGCATCAAGCTTTAGATTTCTGAGGGTCCTAAATCTAGAAGGAGTTCCTATCGAAAGCATACCAGATGAAGTGACTAACATGTTCAATTTACGGTATCTAAACTTAAGTAAAACTAAAGTTAGGGAGCTTCCCGAATCTTTATGGAAGCTACAGAACCTTCAAACACTGGACGTCAGGAATACGGAGCTAGAGAGGCTACCCAGTGGGATTGTGAAGCTACGTAAACTACGACACGTGTTTATTTATCGACTTACTGACGAGTTTGcatataattttaatttctttACTAGCATCCAAGTTCCTGTAAGTATATGTAATTTAACAAATTTACAGACTCTACATTGTATTGAAGAGAAAGAAGGGGAGATTGTTAAACAAGTTGGGAACTTAACCCAACTTAGAAGTCTTACCATTTCTAAGGTCAGAAAAATCGATGGAGCTGAGTTGTGCAATTCAATCGGAAAGATGAAACACCTTCTGACGTTGAATGTGTCTGCAAGAACAGAGGAAGAAACACTTCAATTGGAAGCACTCTCTCCTAACCCTCCACCGTTTCTTCAGAAGCTTTACCTGTATGGGCATTTGGAGAATGTGCCTCGATGGCTTAACTCCCTTGTGAACCTCACCTCTTTGGCGTTGAATTGGTCAAAGCTAAGAGAAGAAGATCCTCTTTCATCAATCCAAGCATTGCCCAATCTGATGTACCTTTACCTTCAGAATGCCTATGAAGGGCAGCAGTTGTGTTTCCGCGATGGACGGTTTACTAAGCTCAGGAACCTTTATCTACGGGACATGAAACAACTAAATCGGATAGTAATAGAAAAGGGAGCATTGGCAAGCATCCAAGAGCTAATTCTGATTAACTGTGAGGGGTTGAAGACTCTTCCTGAAGGGATTGAATATCTCACTGGACTCCAAGAGCTCCGCTTATGGGGCATGCCAACGGAATTGACGGATAAGTTGAAACTAAAAGATGGAAGCGAGGAGGACCGTAGAAAGGTGAGGCACATCCCCATCATCAAGCGTGTACAGTGGACAGAAGCGGAGGGATGGGTAATGGAACTACTCAACGTTGATGAG